GAGCAATTGCCCAAAGATCCTTCTGCGAATCTCGCCAAGATCGCCACCGGCCTGCACATGACGCCAGAAGAGATTCGCGAACGCATGCGACGGACAGCAAGCCCGCAAAACACTCCGCTGCTATTGAAGGACGACATCACGCCGGACGAGCAAGCCTTCATCGAAGCACATCGAGATGAGCTGCCCGAGCTGGACACGATCATGATGCAGCGCCGTCTTTATCCAAAAAACGGTTTCCTGGCACACCTGATCGGGTATGTGGGCGAAGTGAGCGATGAGGATTTGAATTCGCCCCAATTTGAGACTTATCAACCCGGAGCTGTAGTCGGTAAGAGCGGTGTTGAGCAGTTTTATAACGAGATCCTCATCGGCAAGGATGGATCACGCCGTACGCTGGTAAACAGCCATGGTAAGGAACTTGGTCCGCTCACTACGGAGCCCGCGACCCCCGGCCAGCCACTCAAATTGACAATCGACCTCGACATTCAGATGGCCGCTGAGCAGGCTCTCGATGGGCATAATGGCGCTGTGGTCGCCATGGATCCGCATACCGGCGAAATACTGGCGATGGTGAGCCGGCCAACATTCGATCCGAACGCGTTTTCGGTTCGCATCAGCAGCAAAGAATGGAACGCGTTAGTAAGTGATCCCGCCAAGCCGCTCTTCAACAAAGCCATTCAGGCTCAGCTGGCGCCGGGATCGGTGTTCAAGATCATCATGTCGGTGGCTGGATCTCAGGAAGGCATCGCCCAGAATATGACCGTGCACTGTAGTGGCGGAGCGGTCTTCTACGGTCACCGCTACGGGTGTTGGGTAACAACTGGACACGGTGCTGTCGATTTTACCAAGGCGATTTATCAATCCTGCGACGTCTTCTTCTACACACTGGCGCAAAAGCTCGGGATTGAAAAGATCGCGAAATATGCTCACGAATTTGGCCTAGGTCAGAAAACGGGTGTTGATTTAACCCAGGAAGCAAGCGGCATTGTGCCTTCCGAAGAGTGGAAGGCGAAAGTCTTCAAACAGAAATGGTTTGCAGGGGAAGTGATTTCGGTTGGTATCGGCCAGGGTGCTCTCACCACTACTCCGATTCAGCTGGCACGCGCGCTCGGAGCCATCACCAGCGGAGGCCGCTTGGTTCGTCCTCATGTGGCATTTCCGGATGAGCTCCCAAAACAGTACCTTGAAGTTGCAAATCGCGGTCGCGAAGTAAAGAAGATCGATTTCGATCCGCAGAACTGGATGACAATCACCAACGCCATGGCCCGTGTAGTCGATGTAGGCGGATCGGCGCCTAGCGCGCACCTTCCCGGTATCGATTTTGCTGGAAAGACGGGCAGCGCGCAAGTGATCAGCCTGGCCAAAAGGAAAGCACTTGGCCTCAAAGCAGATCAGTTCAAACAGAACGGCTGGTTCGTTGGCGTGACTCCGCGGCGCAATCCTGACGTCGTGGTGGCAATTTTGTTTGAAGGCGGAGAGCACGGTAGATTAGCCGCGCGCCTTGTGGCTCCGATCATTAAAGCATTTGTGGATAAACAGCGTCGCGTGCGGCATGACAATAATTACGCTGCAGTTGATAAGGATGGCCATCCCATCGAGCTTACGGGTATCTGGAGCGACGGCGCCAAGGGAGAGACTGAAGGATTGCAGGCAGGCACGATGGAATTGCCGACGGTGACCTCTTCTTTCCAATCCGAAAAAAAAGCGGTGTGCTGCGCCTCTACTCGCGCGGAGCTTGCGACTGGTATTCACTAATGCGTCGCTTTATCTCTTTTCGCGATTTTGATTGGGTGCTGCTCGGCTTTGTGCTGATCATCTGCGGCATTGGTGTACTGGAAATCTATAGCGCCACCCGGCAGACCAAATTCATTGGTTTCCAACAAAAGCAGATCTACTGGATCATCGCCGGACTAGTGCTCATGTTCCTGGTGAGCGTGGTGAACTATCAGGCGCTGCTCGAGAACGTTCAGTGGTTCTACATTGCCTCAATTCTGTCCCTCGTGACCGTAGCGGTGGTGGGTACTCGCGTACTCGGAGCCAAGCGTTGGATTAAGCTGCCCGGAGGTCAGCACTTCCAGCCCTCGGAATGGATCAAGATTGTGCTCATTTTGGCGCTAGCCAAGTACTTTTCGGATCTTGAAGGACGCGACGTCACGCTACGCGACATCATCAAGTCTTTCCTGATCGCCGGAATTCCCATGGCGTTGGTGCTCAAGCAGCCGGACCTCGGCACCGCGCTAACCTACGTGCCGGTCCTGATCTGCGCACTGTTTCTTGGAGGCATCAAGCTCAAGCACGCGGTGGGTATCCTGTTGCTCGGTTCGGTAATGATCTATCCCGTGTGGCGTTGGGGGCTTAAACCGTACCAGAAAGCTCGGTTAACCAGTTTCAGTGAGCCTGCCGCTGACCCTCTCGGCTCCGGATATCAGATTCAGCAGTCGCTGATTGCCGTCGGTTCCGGCGGATTAACAGGTAAAGGCGCGCTCAAAGGTACTCAAACGCAAGGCGCGTTTATTCCCATTCCCTATACCGACTTCATTTTTGCGGCTTTTGCCGAGGAGCATGGCTTTGTAGGCGCTTTGATCGTCCTGCTGCTATACTTCATCGTGTTGATGCGTTTGATTCAAAACGCACAAACCGCACCTGACCGGGCCGGAACTCTGATAATTATGGGTGTAGTAGCGGTTCTGGTCTTTCATATCCTTGTCAACGTGGGCATGGTGGTTGGCTTTATGCCTGTTACGGGCATTCCATTACCGTTGATGAGCTATGGCGGATCGTCAGTCTTGTTCACGTTTTTGGCCCTGGGCATCGTGAATAACATTCGAATGCGCAGGTTCGTGAACTAGACGGATAGGCAATGAAGTTCAGCATCCGGGTAAGCCCTCGAGCAACGTCCGCTGCTGCGGACCATCAAGTTTTCTGATTTACCCGGACAGCCGGAGCTGTCTGGGGTTAGCGTCCAGCGGGACGTCAACGATATTACGTTCAGCCCTCCACAAAGCTGAGGGCACCGGCAATCGAGAAACAAGCCGGAGAGGATTCAAGAGCTTCACTGCTGTAGAAGGACAGGGTAACGGCCCGGCCAGATTCGCAAATGCGGATTCGGTACAGTGGCCACAAGTCCTTGCAGCTAGGCCGCGAGCATGATCGCGATAGGTTCCAGAATTCGAAGAATCGAAAGTCTGCAGGACTTCGAATCCCGCGCCTACCTCGTTATTCCACAAGATCTTCAATGCATCGCAGCGCTCATACTCCTCCCCGCAGAGGCCTTGTGACCTCCTAGCTAGTTGCTCGCTTGCCTCCATCGGAGCAAGCATGGCAAAAGAGCTTTTCATTTCAACCACCCCGCACGAAACCAAAGTTGCGGTGGTGGAAGACGAGCAACTTAACGAAATCTATTTTGAGCGTGAAAACGAATACACGCTCGCAGGTTCTATCTACAAAGGCCGCGTCACACGAGTGCTGCCCGGAATGCAGTCTGCATTCGTCGATATCGGACTGGAGCGCGACGCTTTCCTTTACGTTACTGACTTCCTCGAGGAACAGGAAGATCAGGAAGAGTTTGAGCAGGTCGTAAATCGCGCGCATTCAGAGGCGCAGCCGGAGTCAGCGCGTCCTCAAGGCCAACAATCGGAGTCGGTCGAGGGCAACACTGCCGAGCCCGCGCAATCGCATACAAACGGGGCCGATCACACAGCAGGAGATGCTGAGCAGTTCGAACCCGGTCCGCGGCGGTGGCGGGGACGCCGCGGCCGCCGTCGTGGCCGGGGTGGATATCAGGAGCACCCTGCGTCGCAAACCACGGCTCAGCAAACTCTTTCGGGCGAGGAAGCTCAAGTAGCATCCAAAGGCGCGGAGCAGGAAGCGACTGTTCTGCCAGGCGAATCGCTGTCCAAGTATCGCCAAGTCGAAAGAGCCGAAGAGACGGAACAAATTCCTGCTTCCGGCGAACGGCAAAGCAGTGAATCTCCAGAACCTGCCGCACAAAGCCAGACGCCCATGGAGAAAAATCTTGCTGCACCTGCTCAGAACATGGCGTCGTTACAGGTCTTGCCGGGGGAATCGATTTCCAAATATCGCAATCGGGTGTCGGAGCCGGAAGGGGCACGTGAGCAGAGTCCTCGAGAGTCATATCCCAGCCGGGAAGGCTCTTACGCCAAGGGTCAATCTCGCTGGGAACGTCCGAACCGCAGGTTCGAACGGGAATCCTCCACACCACAACCAGCGCCGTCAGGACCCCCAGTGTTGGCCCTTCCCGGTGAATCGCTGGCCAAGTATCGCAGCAAAGATGAAGTAACAGCGAACACATCATCACAGGCACCATCTGAAATAGCATCCGCGGCCATAGGGACCGATCCTGAAAAAACCGAAGTTTCATATAGGGAACAATCCGGTGGGAACGTTTCTTACTCCTCTGCCGAACAAAGCGATGTTGAGGAACGAATTGAGCACGTCTTCGGCAACTTGGAGCCACAGGAGCACACGACTTCCGTTGTCGAGCCTGAGGCGCAGGCAGAAGGAGCGGGTGGCCACGCACAGGAAACTACGCAGGTTGCCCATGAGTTTGGTGCTGGCGTGCTCGAGGAAGAAGTAATCGACGAAGAGGAGAGTGACCCAACACCATTCGGCGAGCACCTGGATGAAGAAATCTACGAGGATCTCGAAGAGGAGACGCTCGACGCTGAGAACGCCGAACAACTCGTCGAAGCGGTGCGCGAGGCGCACGCAAATCAGCGCCTCGGGCTCGGCGAAGGTGAGCCAGCAGATGCGGAAGATCATCCTGGGGGAGAAGAGGTCGCAAGCTTCACGCCGGAAGACCAAGGTCACGATCTTTCTGAGCAGGCAGAAGTTGCCGACTCGGAAGATGCGAATTACCAGTCTGCTGATGAGCAAGCAAGCGAGGACAGCGAAAGCGAGGATCCGACAGCAGAAGGCCGCGCCGAACTGAGAGCGCCGGCGAATACTGCCTCGTTTCAACAGCGAGTTGAGCGCCCCGAGCGCAGCCAGCAGGATCGTTTCCGTCGTGGACGCCGTGGACGCCCGATGCGTGGTCGTCGCAATATCCAGCGCGAGTCTCAGCCGACCATCAGCGATCTGCTTAAGGAAGGCCAGGAGATTCTGGTCCAGATCGCAAAAGAGCCCATGGCAAAAAAAGGCGCGCGCATTACCAGCCACATCGCCCTGCCGGGGCGATTCCTGGTCTACATGCCGACTGTGAATCACGTCGGCGTCTCGCGGAAGATCGGGTCAGACGACGAGCGCCAGCGGCTGAAGCGCATTCTTATCAGCGAAAAAGGAAGC
The sequence above is a segment of the Acidobacteriota bacterium genome. Coding sequences within it:
- a CDS encoding rod shape-determining protein RodA, which produces MRRFISFRDFDWVLLGFVLIICGIGVLEIYSATRQTKFIGFQQKQIYWIIAGLVLMFLVSVVNYQALLENVQWFYIASILSLVTVAVVGTRVLGAKRWIKLPGGQHFQPSEWIKIVLILALAKYFSDLEGRDVTLRDIIKSFLIAGIPMALVLKQPDLGTALTYVPVLICALFLGGIKLKHAVGILLLGSVMIYPVWRWGLKPYQKARLTSFSEPAADPLGSGYQIQQSLIAVGSGGLTGKGALKGTQTQGAFIPIPYTDFIFAAFAEEHGFVGALIVLLLYFIVLMRLIQNAQTAPDRAGTLIIMGVVAVLVFHILVNVGMVVGFMPVTGIPLPLMSYGGSSVLFTFLALGIVNNIRMRRFVN
- the mrdA gene encoding penicillin-binding protein 2, giving the protein MYDREDKIPQIKLASVQYVILLVVAILVVRLWNLQVRGSERYSSLAEQNRTRKVPILAPRGKIYDREGRILVDNYPSVSALLIREQLPKDPSANLAKIATGLHMTPEEIRERMRRTASPQNTPLLLKDDITPDEQAFIEAHRDELPELDTIMMQRRLYPKNGFLAHLIGYVGEVSDEDLNSPQFETYQPGAVVGKSGVEQFYNEILIGKDGSRRTLVNSHGKELGPLTTEPATPGQPLKLTIDLDIQMAAEQALDGHNGAVVAMDPHTGEILAMVSRPTFDPNAFSVRISSKEWNALVSDPAKPLFNKAIQAQLAPGSVFKIIMSVAGSQEGIAQNMTVHCSGGAVFYGHRYGCWVTTGHGAVDFTKAIYQSCDVFFYTLAQKLGIEKIAKYAHEFGLGQKTGVDLTQEASGIVPSEEWKAKVFKQKWFAGEVISVGIGQGALTTTPIQLARALGAITSGGRLVRPHVAFPDELPKQYLEVANRGREVKKIDFDPQNWMTITNAMARVVDVGGSAPSAHLPGIDFAGKTGSAQVISLAKRKALGLKADQFKQNGWFVGVTPRRNPDVVVAILFEGGEHGRLAARLVAPIIKAFVDKQRRVRHDNNYAAVDKDGHPIELTGIWSDGAKGETEGLQAGTMELPTVTSSFQSEKKAVCCASTRAELATGIH
- a CDS encoding ribonuclease — translated: MAKELFISTTPHETKVAVVEDEQLNEIYFERENEYTLAGSIYKGRVTRVLPGMQSAFVDIGLERDAFLYVTDFLEEQEDQEEFEQVVNRAHSEAQPESARPQGQQSESVEGNTAEPAQSHTNGADHTAGDAEQFEPGPRRWRGRRGRRRGRGGYQEHPASQTTAQQTLSGEEAQVASKGAEQEATVLPGESLSKYRQVERAEETEQIPASGERQSSESPEPAAQSQTPMEKNLAAPAQNMASLQVLPGESISKYRNRVSEPEGAREQSPRESYPSREGSYAKGQSRWERPNRRFERESSTPQPAPSGPPVLALPGESLAKYRSKDEVTANTSSQAPSEIASAAIGTDPEKTEVSYREQSGGNVSYSSAEQSDVEERIEHVFGNLEPQEHTTSVVEPEAQAEGAGGHAQETTQVAHEFGAGVLEEEVIDEEESDPTPFGEHLDEEIYEDLEEETLDAENAEQLVEAVREAHANQRLGLGEGEPADAEDHPGGEEVASFTPEDQGHDLSEQAEVADSEDANYQSADEQASEDSESEDPTAEGRAELRAPANTASFQQRVERPERSQQDRFRRGRRGRPMRGRRNIQRESQPTISDLLKEGQEILVQIAKEPMAKKGARITSHIALPGRFLVYMPTVNHVGVSRKIGSDDERQRLKRILISEKGSAHGGFIVRTAAAGANEEDLRSDLRFLINLWNDIKSRSENSKAPALIYHDLNLVERILRDQVTSNFTSIWADSEQEYERIVRFLGRFQPAMVRRAKLYTKDTPLFEQFGIQDEINNALKSKVWLKSGGYIVINQTEALVAIDINTGKYVGKTMRLEDTIVKTNIDAIKEIVRQIRLRDLGGIIVIDFIDMDERKNRQKVMQALEEALKSDRAPSKVLQFNDFGLVAITRKRVKQSLERTLSTACSYCSGTGMIKSVQTVCNEIYVEMRKMAHQMERHDVMLRVNPEVVKALKANNARWLQEMEELAGKTIIVKSDPLLHQEQFDIN